CTTCCCCTTTAATCTTCGATGATCCGCGGGACGCGGAAACAGTCGTTTTGCCGGTCGGGGGCGTTCGCCAGGAGCGCCTCCCTGTCTCCGAACGGCTCCACCACGTCGTCGCGGAAGGGGGTCCCGGTCTCGACGGCGTGGGAGGTGGGGACGACGTCTCGGGTGTCGAGCCGGTCGAGCTGCTTCACATAATCGAGGATGGCCGAAAGCTGCTCGCGAAGGCGCTCGGCCTCAACCCCCGGCAGCGAAAGGCGCGCCAGGCGGGCGACGTGAAGCACTTCTTCCCGCGTGATCGCCATCGGACCTCCCTTCGGCGGAGTTAAAAAGTAAATTTACCATACCGGCGCGTATGATGTACGCATGCCGTCACACCGGTTTTTCGCGACCACGTTCAAGGGGCTGGAAGAGGTGCTGGCGGGGGAGATCGCGGCCCTCGGCGGAGAAGCCGTGTCCGCGGGCGCCGGATCCGTCGCCTTCTCGGGCGACATGGCGCTCTGCTACCGCGCCAACCTGTGGCTCCGGTCGGCCAACCGTGTCGTCCTTCTCCTGTCGGAGTTCCCCGCGCCGACCCCCGCGGCCCTCTACGAGGGGGGAAGCAGGATCCCCTGGGCGGAACTGTTCTCCCCGGACCGGACGATCGCGGTCGACGCCACGGTGCGCGATTCCGGCATCACACACTCCCATTTCGCGGCCCAGAAGATGAAGGATGCGATCGTCGACCGGTTCCGTGAGACGGCCGGGCGACGGCCGGACGTTGACGCGAAGTCGCCGGAGGTACGGATCGTCGTCCGGATCGTGCGCGACGAGTGCGCCGTATCGCTCGACACTTCGGGGGAGAGCCTGCACCGTCGCGGCTACCGGGCGAACCCGTCGGAGGCGTCACTCAAAGAGACGCTGGCAGCGGGGCTTCTTCTGCTCGCCGGATGGCAGGCGGACGAACCGCTGATCGACCCGGCGTGCGGTGCCGGGACGATCCCGATCGAGGCGGCGCTGATCGCGGGGAACATCGCGCCGGGGTCCCTCGGGCGAGGCTTCGGGTTCCAGCGCCTCCACGGGTTCGACCGGAAGCGGTGGGAAGCGTTGCTCACGGAGGCGCGGGAAGCGGCCCGTCACCCGGTCCCGGTCCGGATCGAAGGAAGCGACATCGCCCCGGGCGTGGTGGCCGGGGCGATGAAGAACGCTGTTGCTGCGAAAGTCGATGAACGGGTGCTATTTAACGTAAGATCGATCCGCAATTTCGACCCGGGGAAAGGGCCGGGGACTATCCTGTGCAACCCCCCGTACGGAGTCCGCCTCCCCGGCGGCGAAGAGGTCGAGGCGTTCTATCGGGAAATGGGGGAGGCGCTCAAAAAACGGTGCCGGGGATGGACGGCGTACCTGCTCTCCGGCAACTCCGCCGTCACCCGCTTCCTCGGCCTGAAAGCATCGCGGAAGTTCCCTGTCATGAACGGTCCGATCGACTGCCGCCTGTTGAAGTACGAACTGTACTGAACCCAGGGGGGAACTATGGAAAAGTTCATCGTGCGCCCGATCGGTGTCGTGCGGTCGGCGTTGAAGGAACCGGCGGATGCGCCGAAGCAGGGGGCGCTGACCGGCCAGGAGGCGGAGATCGTCGTCGACCCGGCGTACCTCCC
This Candidatus Deferrimicrobium sp. DNA region includes the following protein-coding sequences:
- the gatC gene encoding Asp-tRNA(Asn)/Glu-tRNA(Gln) amidotransferase subunit GatC, which codes for MAITREEVLHVARLARLSLPGVEAERLREQLSAILDYVKQLDRLDTRDVVPTSHAVETGTPFRDDVVEPFGDREALLANAPDRQNDCFRVPRIIED
- a CDS encoding THUMP domain-containing class I SAM-dependent RNA methyltransferase, with the protein product MPSHRFFATTFKGLEEVLAGEIAALGGEAVSAGAGSVAFSGDMALCYRANLWLRSANRVVLLLSEFPAPTPAALYEGGSRIPWAELFSPDRTIAVDATVRDSGITHSHFAAQKMKDAIVDRFRETAGRRPDVDAKSPEVRIVVRIVRDECAVSLDTSGESLHRRGYRANPSEASLKETLAAGLLLLAGWQADEPLIDPACGAGTIPIEAALIAGNIAPGSLGRGFGFQRLHGFDRKRWEALLTEAREAARHPVPVRIEGSDIAPGVVAGAMKNAVAAKVDERVLFNVRSIRNFDPGKGPGTILCNPPYGVRLPGGEEVEAFYREMGEALKKRCRGWTAYLLSGNSAVTRFLGLKASRKFPVMNGPIDCRLLKYELY